One stretch of Pomacea canaliculata isolate SZHN2017 linkage group LG1, ASM307304v1, whole genome shotgun sequence DNA includes these proteins:
- the LOC112558450 gene encoding spidroin-2-like: MSLTGRGPDGPGLGRGRGSEGSGLGPQQGQGKDGPGRGPQSGQGLEGPSFHRTPGRGPDGTMLGPQLGRDPNRPGQLGQGLPSRQGPGLGQPPGLGPDSSEQGPMQGRGPGRPGFGHPSWQSRDGAEFGHGPGSVSQGMMSMSGPGLQNRDMGMQHDVARFNSGGYSGPSPMSGGGPNLGGGPVKGPERRDWGQNKPMGAGWSQDGGQGHQMEGSRNWDKQDKEGVWDRGGEGYWLDKQVMGAMQQHPPVPPGPPQSQLNSPWMAPPPRPPVQLTGQPGSGSVLHPFYPGSM; the protein is encoded by the coding sequence ATGTCACTGACAGGAAGAGGGCCAGATGGACCTGGACTTGGTAGAGGAAGAGGATCTGAGGGCTCTGGTTTAGGGCCACAACAGGGTCAAGGGAAAGATGGACCAGGACGAGGGCCACAATCAGGACAGGGCTTAGAAGGGCCTAGCTTTCATCGAACTCCGGGAAGAGGACCAGATGGGACTATGCTTGGTCCACAGTTAGGGAGAGACCCTAATAGACCTGGACAACTTGGACAAGGGCTGCCATCAAGACAAGGGCCTGGGCTAGGACAGCCACCAGGATTAGGCCCAGATAGTTCAGAACAGGGCCCAATGCAAGGGCGAGGGCCAGGTAGACCAGGTTTTGGACATCCATCTTGGCAGAGCCGGGATGGTGCAGAATTTGGGCATGGCCCTGGGTCTGTTAGCCAAGGAATGATGTCCATGTCAGGCCCTGGCCTGCAGAATCGGGATATGGGTATGCAGCATGATGTTGCGAGATTCAACAGCGGAGGATATAGCGGGCCATCACCCATGTCAGGAGGTGGCCCAAATCTAGGTGGTGGGCCTGTGAAGGGACCAGAAAGAAGAGACTGGGGACAAAACAAACCCATGGGAGCTGGATGGTCCCAAGATGGAGGTCAGGGACACCAGATGGAAGGTTCTCGAAACTGGGATAAACAGGATAAAGAGGGAGTTTGGGATAGAGGAGGGGAAGGATACTGGCTTGATAAACAAGTCATGGGGGCCATGCAGCAACATCCCCCTGTACCTCCCGGCCCTCCTCAGAGTCAGTTAAATTCTCCATGGATGGCGCCACCTCCAAGACCACCAGTGCAGCTGACAGGACAGCCAGGTTCAGGTTCTGTTTTGCATCCATTCTATCCAGGCTCAATGTAA